In the genome of Denticeps clupeoides chromosome 13, fDenClu1.1, whole genome shotgun sequence, one region contains:
- the LOC114801951 gene encoding intestinal-type alkaline phosphatase-like: MQAPQSWAPRMPLLLTPHLLLILLAGLYPGSSCSAEGQDAREKDSEYWNAQARCSLDAALRLRPTSHRAKNIILFIGDGMGVSTVSAARILRGQMAGRSGEETVLAMDAFPYLALSKTYSVDRQVSDSASTATAYHCGVKANAKTVGLNARAVAYQCNSTFGNEVHSVLHRAKAQGKSVGIVTTTRVQHASPAASYAHSVSRSWYSDTDMPSSARQQGCTDIAAQLVSNTDIDVILGGGRMYMTPKGTPDPEYPTSSSKKGHRRDKNNLIKAWLDARKGKNAKYVWNKDQFDAVNTKTTDCLMGLFEAKDMRFEVFRNHTRDPSIIDMTEKAIKILSKNPKGFFLFVEGGRIDHGHHDGIAKLALTETVMFDRAVQRASQLTRESDTLTIVTADHSHVFTFGGNTPRGNPIFGLAPKKADDRMPFTSILYANGPGYIHVNGTRGNITLIDYFDEEYMQQTAVPLDAETHGGEDVAIYAKGPMAHLFHGVKEQNYIAHAMAYAACLEPYTDCPPHPHSSRGMSHSVAKPVLYLLLLLWILSS; this comes from the exons ATGCAGGCACCGCAGAGCTGGGCCCCCAGGATGCCACTCCTCCTGACCCCTCACCTTCTGCTGATCCTCCTCGCGGGTCTCTACCCCGGCAGCAGCTGTAGCGCAGAGGGCCAAG ATGCACGGGAAAAAGACTCGGAATACTGGAATGCCCAGGCCAGGTGCTCACTGGATGCGGCACTTCGGCTTCGGCCAACATCCCACCGAGCCAAAAACATCATTCTTTTCATTGGTGATG GGATGGGTGTCTCCACCGTATCTGCGGCTCGAATCTTGAGGGGTCAGATGGCAGGCCGTTCAGGGGAAGAGACAGTTCTGGCCATGGATGCTTTCCCATACCTCGCCTTGTCCAAG ACGTACAGCGTGGACAGGCAGGTGTCGGACAGTGCGAGCACGGCGACAGCTTATCACTGCGGAGTCAAGGCCAATGCCAAAACGGTAGGCCTTAATGCCCGCGCAGTGGCCTACCAGTGCAACAGCACCTTCGGCAACGAAGTGCACTCTGTACTGCACCGTGCCAAGGCTCAAG GGAAGTCCGTGGGCATCGTGACCACCACCCGTGTCCAGCACGCTTCCCCTGCCGCCTCCTATGCTCACTCGGTGAGCCGCAGCTGGTACAGCGATACAGACATGCCCTCTAGTGCACGACAGCAGGGTTGTACTGACATCGCTGCGCAACTGGTCTCCAACACAGATATTGAT GTGATTCTCGGAGGAGGACGTATGTACATGACACCAAAGGGAACCCCCGATCCTGAGTaccccacctcctcctcaaAGAAGGGTCATCGCAGAGACAAGAACAACCTTATTAAAGCCTGGCTGGATGCTCGAAAG GGGAAAAATGCCAAATATGTTTGGAACAAGGACCAGTTTGATGCAGTGAATACAAAAACCACAGACTGCCTTATGG GTCTCTTTGAGGCTAAAGACATGAGGTTTGAAGTGTTCCGCAACCACACACGAGACCCTTCCATTATTGACATGACAGAAAAGGCTATCAAGATCCTCAGTAAAAACCCAAAAGGTTTcttcctgtttgtggaag GTGGGAGAATTGATCATGGACATCACGATGGCATTGCCAAGCTGGCCCTGACCGAGACAGTGATGTTTGACAGAGCCGTGCAGCGGGCCTCACAGCTCACCAGAGAGTCTGACACACTCACCATTGTTACAGCAGACCACTCGCACGTTTTCACCTTTGGGGGAAACACACCCCGTGGCAACCCTATTTTTG GACTCGCTCCGAAGAAGGCGGACGACAGAATGCCATTCACGAGCATTCTGTATGCAAATGGTCCAGGCTACATTCATGTGAATGGAACAAGGGGAAACATCACGCTTATCGATTACT TTGATGAGGAGTACATGCAACAGACCGCAGTGCCTCTGGATGCAGAAACCCATGGGGGGGAGGACGTCGCCATATATGCCAAAGGGCCCATGGCCCACCTCTTCCATGGCGTGAAGGAGCAGAACTACATTGCCCATGCCATGGCCTACGCTGCATGCCTGGAGCCATACACAGACTGCCCACCACATCCACACAGCTCCAGGGGGATGTCCCACTCAGTAGCCAAACCTGTGCTGTATCTATTACTGCTGTTATGGATCCTTTCTAGTTGA